A genomic window from bacterium includes:
- a CDS encoding nucleotidyltransferase domain-containing protein, translating into MVQMRQIRDWSRCLAKQFKPERIILFGSYAYGKPREDSDVDLLVVLRHESVAAKAASDIRMALPHDVSIDVIVRSPEKFRERLKMKDFFMRDIAEKGLVLYEARSH; encoded by the coding sequence ATGGTTCAGATGAGACAAATTCGTGATTGGAGCCGGTGTTTGGCGAAACAATTCAAGCCGGAACGTATTATATTGTTTGGTTCATACGCCTACGGAAAGCCGCGCGAGGATTCCGATGTGGATCTACTGGTGGTGCTCCGTCACGAATCCGTCGCCGCAAAAGCGGCATCCGATATCCGGATGGCGCTTCCGCATGATGTTTCTATCGATGTCATTGTTCGATCTCCTGAGAAATTCCGCGAGCGGTTGAAAATGAAAGACTTTTTCATGCGGGATATTGCGGAGAAAGGGCTTGTGCTGTATGAAGCGCGAAGTCATTGA
- a CDS encoding HEPN domain-containing protein, whose amino-acid sequence MKREVIEWVDKAEGDFISAKRECRARKMPNFDAACFHAQQSAEKYLKAYLQELNIPIPKTHDLVRLLSEIPPTPALDVLRSGMATLTAYAVEFRYPGECASQEVAKEAITLSGAVRDELRHLLSLSVR is encoded by the coding sequence ATGAAGCGCGAAGTCATTGAATGGGTCGATAAAGCTGAGGGCGATTTCATAAGCGCCAAGCGGGAGTGCCGGGCACGCAAAATGCCGAATTTTGATGCCGCGTGTTTTCACGCTCAGCAATCTGCCGAGAAATATCTCAAAGCATATTTGCAGGAATTGAATATCCCCATACCGAAGACTCACGATCTCGTGCGCCTGCTCAGCGAAATCCCCCCAACTCCTGCGCTGGATGTCCTGCGCTCGGGAATGGCCACACTGACCGCTTATGCCGTCGAATTTCGTTATCCAGGCGAATGTGCGTCTCAGGAAGTCGCGAAGGAAGCGATTACGTTGAGTGGCGCTGTTCGGGATGAACTTCGACATTTGCTTTCCTTGTCTGTACGTTAA